DNA sequence from the Planctomicrobium piriforme genome:
AACAGGCGATGGGCAAGCCCTCGCAGCGATCCGATGTTTTCTCTGCTGGACTGATTATCTATCGTATGCTGACGGGGGAATGGCCTGAATGGCCCTATTCCTGGCCGCCGCCGGCAATTGGAAAATTGCGGGCTCGCGTCCATCCGGATTTTATTGCGTTTTTGCAGAAGGCCATCGATGCTGATCCCAGACGGCGATTCCGCGATGCCGAACAAATGCGGAACGCCTTCCTGCGATTAAAGCCGAGGGTCCTGGTCTATGCAGAACGACGTCGCCGCCGCACCGCCTGACGCGGTTTCTCCGGATGCGCCCGTCGCTCTCGGATTCGAGCCCCCTGTCGATCTGCTCCGCTCCAGCCGTACGCTGCAGGATCTGACCGCCCGACTGGAGCCGCTGCCTGACGTGAGCGAATTCCGGCTTGCAGGGGGCGAAGCGGCTTCGCTGACGATTCGTTCCCCGCTGAAAGCCGGTCAGAACGAAGACGCCGTGGCGACGATTCCCCTCAACGACGAGCGCGGTCTGCTGATGGTGGCCGACGGACTCGGCGGACACCGCGGCGGTCGCGACGCCTCGCACCTGATGAAGTCGCTGCTGACCAAAGCCGCCCGTCAGTTGCGAAACACAGTCAATTCGTGCGTGATCAGCAAAGTAGTGCCGATCCCCAGCGGCACGAGCCTCACCGATCCCCGCACGGTGATCCTCGACGAAATCGAACGGGCGAATCAGCGTCTGCTCCGTTCCAAAGCCGGATCGGCCACGACTCTGGCTCTGGTTGAAATCAAAGGCCGCCGCGTCCGCAGTTATCACATCGGCGACTCCGAGATTCTCATCGTGAGCCAACGCGGACGATTGAAGTACTCGAGCATCTCGCATTCTCCCATCGGCTATGCCGTCGAGTCAGGGATGCTGACCGAGGAAGAGGCGCTGTTTCACCCGGACCGGCACCTGGTGTCGAACGTGGTCGGAAGCGACCAGATGTCGGTCGAGCTCGGCCCCTGGGTGACTCTCTCCCCGCGCGACACGGTGCTGCTGGCGTCGGACGGTCTGTTCGACAACCTGATGCAGCACGAGATCATCGAGTGCATCCGCAAAGGAAAACTGGCCGAAAGCGTCAAAGAATTGGCTCAAATGGCCCGTGACCGCATGATTCTGCCGGACATCGACTGCCCGTCGAAGCCGGACGATCTGACGATTCTGGCGTTCAGGGCATCGAAATAATCGTTGAATCAAATCCGAAATTCGAAGCACGAAATCCGAAACGATTTCCGCCAGGAGCGTTACTTCGCCGATCGGTTCACTTCGTTCGCCAGCAGTTCGGCATAACGGGCGACCATGCGGTCGACTGAGTACGCGGCCTGCATCTTCTGAGCGCCGGCCTGACCCATGCGAGTGAAAAGCTCCGGCTCCTGCAGCAGTCTGAGGGTGTACTGGGCGAATCCGACGCTGTCGCCGGGGTTCACGATCCAGCCTTCCACCCCGTGCTGCACGAGCTCCCGATTAGGAGGAATGTCGCTAACGACGACCGGTCGGCCGCAGGCCATGGCCTCCATCAAACTGTTCGACATCCCTTCAAACTGGCTGCCGAGCCAGAAGACGTCGATCAGATGCAACAGGCTCGCGGCATCGCGGCGATGCCCGAGCAGTCGTAGATGCGACGTGACTTCGACATCACGGGCGTACTGTTCGAGGTCACTGCGTTCCGGGCCGTCGCCAATCAGCAGCAAGTAGGCGTTGGGGTCCGCCTGACGCAGTAACTGAGCCGCCCAGAGCAGATGTCGCAGCCCTTTCTGCGGGGCAAGGCGACCGACGAAGGCGATGAGTCGGGCCTCCGGGGGAAGGCCAAGTTGCTGGAGCAGTTCGGCTCGGGTGAGTCCCGGCGGAGGCGGGATTTCGACGCCATTGGGAATGACGGTGGTTCGTTCCGCGGGAAACCCTTGTTGCTGATAAAACGCCGCGACACTCTTCGAGTTGGCGACCAGGCGATCGGTGCGTGACCGCAGGAGACGGTCGACCGTTAATTGCCAGCCTGACTTCCAGGAATCGACGCAGCGTTCGGAAATGATCGTGACTGGCCGCTTCCGCAGTCCCGCCGTGGCCAGACGAACGGCGGTGTTCGCCGAGAACAGGCAGGAAAGCAACACGTCAGGCTGAGTCAGGCGAATCTGTCTCCGGAGCTGCCGAATGGGAGTCGGATCAAACCGCCAGCGTTTTTTCAGGATGGTATACGGAACATGGTGTTCGGCGAGCAGCGCCTCATAGGGCCCACCGCGCGACAGGGCCAAAACGTGGACATCGAACTGGTCCTTAGGGAGCCCGCAGGCGAGTAGGCCAAACTGCTTTTCCGCGCCGGATTGATCGAGCGTCGGAATGACAATCTGCAGCTTGATCACGGAACGGAACCGGCCTGAAGAAATGGGGAGACCAGGAGTGTTCTCCGGCCTACTGAACAATACCGGGGTAGTATCCCGGACCATAGGCGGCCGGTCCAATCATCGGGGGGACGGCGCTGGTCCCAGGTGCCGGAGCCGGTTTCGGAGTCGGCCCGCCAAAATGGGACTTCAAAAAGCCGGAATAGAAGCGGTCTTTCGTCTGCTGCGGCTCGGAACGCTGCTGCAGGAACCCCCGCGGACGGGCATCGACCGGCGGCCCGATGGTCGCGTCGGGATAGGGATCCTGAATCTGGGCAGCGCGACGCTGAGCCTCTTCGCTGGGCACCCCGATCGTCGGATACTGCACTCGATTCGGCGAGAACGCACAGCCCCAGACCAGCAACAGGCTGGCGACGACGATCAGGGATCGTGGCCTTGGCTTCACCGCAGTGATCGATCTGTCAGGAGGGGAATGTTTCGAGACGAAAGGAGGGACAGCGACGGCGTTATATCGCGACCGGCAATTTCTGCCCAGCCCATTTTTGGGCCGCTTGCTCGACCGGGTGCAGGCGAATGAGCGGTTCTGCCTTGCTGAAAGTCCCTCTTATCGCCTGCGGAATGCCGGATACGAAAAGTAGATATGCCAAACGGCCGCGAACGCACTTCTTCGGACGATGAAAATGGATCTTCCTGAGCCAATCAAACGCTGGTTTTGTTACGAATTTTGATGCTCTTGACGCCGTCGGCTTAACAGAATGACAAGAACGCTGACAACGGTTTGAGGCGAGTCGGCAACGCGCGCCGTTGAGGTCTCGCCACACGTTGAATTGTGAAGACAGGGGGAGTTTTCCGACTGCGTCGACCCGGCCTCAAAATCCGGCTGCAACATATTGCAGAAAAAAGAGTTAAGAATCATTTATCGAGAATCTCACAAGGTTGTTGAGAAGGGGGAATGCCCTTTGCCAAGATGATCTGGCATGCTCATCATCGGCCCCCGCACACTCCCCCGCACGGAACTGACTTACATCGCCTTTCGCCTGGCGTGTCTCGACACGCGTGAGCGTCTGGAGCTGGCGTTACAGCTGGATGTCTGTCCCGAACGGAACTTCGGCTTCCTGACGGAAGTCCCCTTCCTGAGAAGCGTGCCGGCACAAGTCCAGATGGACCTGCTGATGGAAACCTGGGCGAAGCACCTGACGCCCGTCCCGCAGCCTGCCGACCTGCTCGACGAAAGCATTCTGTACTCCAGTTGCGAAGCAGCCGCCCGACTCATCCGGACGGAAGCCGACGTCGCTCGACGGTTCCTCTGCCGCGGTCCGGTCGAATGCACCACCCCGATCGACAAGAAACTGGCCGACAACCTCCAGAAGCTGCAGACGACGTTCGTACAGGAAGGCCTGTTCCTGCTGCTCAGCCAGTTTCAGGACATCCCCCCGCTCGAAGCGGTCCCGCTCAAAGCACAGCACGGGCTGACTCCCGAATCGTGCGAATGTCTCTTCGACGTGCTGGGACGCTGGTACGTCACGAACGAAATTCTGCCCCGTTCGAACGGCCTGCTGACCCGCGTCGAAACCGAACAACTCGCCTCCCTGCTGAACGCCGCCCGCTGCTCGCAACACCCGATTTGAGCGGGTGGGGCGTCGTCCAGACAGGTCACACATTCACTCCTGTCGATGCGGGGAACACCTGCCTGGCGCGGATTGCTCGTCCCTCAGGGAAAGTTTCTTGGCCGCGCACCTTGGGCACGGGCGATGATGCCTGACATCGAGGATCATTGGGCAGCCCTCGCCCTTACCTCGCCCGGCCAGGAGCACAAAATGTGTCG
Encoded proteins:
- a CDS encoding PP2C family protein-serine/threonine phosphatase, giving the protein MQNDVAAAPPDAVSPDAPVALGFEPPVDLLRSSRTLQDLTARLEPLPDVSEFRLAGGEAASLTIRSPLKAGQNEDAVATIPLNDERGLLMVADGLGGHRGGRDASHLMKSLLTKAARQLRNTVNSCVISKVVPIPSGTSLTDPRTVILDEIERANQRLLRSKAGSATTLALVEIKGRRVRSYHIGDSEILIVSQRGRLKYSSISHSPIGYAVESGMLTEEEALFHPDRHLVSNVVGSDQMSVELGPWVTLSPRDTVLLASDGLFDNLMQHEIIECIRKGKLAESVKELAQMARDRMILPDIDCPSKPDDLTILAFRASK
- a CDS encoding glycosyltransferase, with the protein product MIKLQIVIPTLDQSGAEKQFGLLACGLPKDQFDVHVLALSRGGPYEALLAEHHVPYTILKKRWRFDPTPIRQLRRQIRLTQPDVLLSCLFSANTAVRLATAGLRKRPVTIISERCVDSWKSGWQLTVDRLLRSRTDRLVANSKSVAAFYQQQGFPAERTTVIPNGVEIPPPPGLTRAELLQQLGLPPEARLIAFVGRLAPQKGLRHLLWAAQLLRQADPNAYLLLIGDGPERSDLEQYARDVEVTSHLRLLGHRRDAASLLHLIDVFWLGSQFEGMSNSLMEAMACGRPVVVSDIPPNRELVQHGVEGWIVNPGDSVGFAQYTLRLLQEPELFTRMGQAGAQKMQAAYSVDRMVARYAELLANEVNRSAK